From the Bacillus sp. FJAT-22090 genome, the window TTTTCTCTTTCAGATCAAATTGTTCTAAAAGAAGAAGACTATGTAGGTGGTTCCGGAATTCTTCAACACTTTACGACGGGTACAGCACTTTCCATTCAAGATATAATCATGCTAATGATCATTCAAAGCGATAATACAGCAACGAATATACTGATAGACCTTGTTGGAATTGATAGTGTTGTGCAGTCGATGAATGAAGTAGGGATGGAGAAAAGTACTTTTTACAATAAATTAATGATGAACAATCCGAATCCAAAAGGTTTTAATCAAATTTCCGCTAATGATATAGCTAAGCTCTTAAAACAGATGGCTATAGGAGAATTAGTAAGTGCTAAAGCTAGTGAACAAATGATTAATATAATGAAAAAGCAACAAATAAAAGATTGTTTGCCAGAAAAGCTACCTTCTCCTTATTCCAATTTTAATAATGGAATGACTGCTTGGGAGTTAGCTCATAAAACAGGTTGGATTCCTGGTACTCGTCATGATGTTGGTATCTTTTTTGTCGGTGAAAGAAAACTAATAGCTACTGTTTTATCGGAGGAGGAAGACGATTTGGTGTCCAAGAGAATCCTCTCTGAAATTGGGGAGGCAATATACAATTATTTAAGTAACTGAAAGGAGTAAAGTTATGACTGTTATAAAAAATATAACAATTATAGGACTAGGAGCAATAGGCAGTGTTTATGGCAATCTATTGCAGCAGTAAGTGATTTAAATGTTCGTGTATTGGTCGATTCTGACAGAAAATCTCGTTACGAATCAGAAGGAATTTTTGTAAATGGGGAAAGGCTGCCATTTGCTTATATTACCCCAAACGAAAAAACAGAGGAAGCAGATCTTATTATTGTATCTGTAAAGTATAGCCATTTACCGAGAGCTATTGAAGATATTCGCAATCAAGTAGGTAAAAACACAGTTATTATGTCCTTACTAAATGGCATAACAAGTGAAGAAGAAATTGCAGAGGTGTACGGAGAGGATAAGATTGTATACGCAATTAGTAATGGTATAGATGCAACAAGAGAAGGAACGTCGATTTTCTGTTCTAATCCTGGGAAAATCTCTTTTGGTAAAAAACAGAATGAAACAATTTCAGAAAAGTTAATAGCCATAAGAGAATGCTTTGACCGTGCACAAATCCCAAACGATATACCAGCTAATATGGAGCAAGTTCTTTGGTACAAATTCATGATTAATGTGGGAATCAATCAAACTTCAGCAGTAACAGGAGCTACCTATGGAGTGTTTCAAAAGATTCCTTATGCAAGAGAGCTGGCGAAAGCAGCAATGATGGAAGTTGTTCAGCTAGCTCAACTGCAAAACATCGCATTAAAAGAAGGGGATATCGATGTATTTTTCGATACGATTATTAGCTCCTTAAGTGAGGAAGGAAAGCCATCTATGTTGCAAGATATAGAGGCTAGAAGATTTACAGAAGTAGCGATGTTTTCAGAGAAGATGATGGAACTTGGGCATCGTTTTAACATAGAAACACCCGTCAACCAAATGCTGTATCAAATAATAAAAACATTAGAAAGTCGTTTTAATTATTGAGTAAGGTGCATGATGTTTAATCTCTACATAACTAGACAGAGTGGAACATATAAGGAATTGTTTATAAGGCAAGGACCACCACGAAGACTCCTGTGGGAACAGCTTGAGCAGAAGACCCCGCAGGAGCACATGTTTTTGAAGTGACGAGGAGGCTGAAGCCAAGCCCACGGAAAGCGAAGTGGTGGCCCTTGCCGAATTTAATATACAACTCTATGCACCCAAAATTGAGTTTGTCTACAGTAGAAAACCGATTTCCCTTTTAAGAGAAATCGGTTTTTATATGCACGATTATTGCAGAATTTTTATGTTTCAGATCGAAAGGTTTTCCCAAGTTCGTTTCCTAGTCCAAAATAGTGACGGAAATTATAAATAAGTGGACTCCACTTGTTTGGATCGATATGATTCTCTCCAATAATAATCTCTTTATGGGCATGAATATGTATAGCTTGTGTCTCAACGATTGCAAAGTTAGGAGAATAATCAGGAATTCTAATGTTTCTAACACTTGCTTCTATTTGCAAAGGACATTCCATAATTCTGGATGGTTTTACCGATAAAGAATCAATAGGAGTTAACTCGCTAACGTTATATTTATCTTTAGCATATGTAAATCCATTCTCTTTTTTATTAATTGGAACAGGATTTTTACCTGTGAAAGGCGCTAATTTTTCGACGTTTTCCCATAATGTAGGATTAGGTACATTGATCACACATTCAGGGTGTCGCTCTAAATTTTCAATCGCTTTTCCGCCAACACCGATTCCTAGAACAATACAATCTCCTAATACCCATGAGGATGAAATAGGACTTATATTTACCGATTCATCCTCATTCCACGTATTTAGTAAAATAACAGGTGTTCCATAGTATAAAATATTTGGTTTAATAATTTCGGTTTTTGGAATCTGTATCGTTTTTTTCATCTGAAATTTTCCTCCTATTAAAAAGTTCTTTCTCAATTAGTGTAAAATATAAATACATCCATTATCATCGAAGTATGGATTACATAGGAGGAAATTAAATTGAATGCAGATCCTAATGTAGCAATAGTTGCAACTCTTGTAAGTGAAGCTTCGCGTGCAGCGATCTTAACAGCATTATTAGATGGTAGATTTCATCCTGCAAGTGAATTAGCCTATATGGCTGGAGTCAAACCACAAACTGCGAGTTTTCATTTAAAAAAAATGGTCGATGCAAACGTGGTCGCTGTTGAAAAGTATGGAAGACATCGATACTATGGAATTCAAAATCAGGAAGTTGCTCGGGTTATGGAATCCTTATTATCAATAGCTCCTCCAATTAAAGTAAAGTCCTTAAATCAAGATTTAGAGAATAAAGCAATACGTTCTGCAAGGACTTGTTATGATCATCTAGCAGGGGCCTTAGGTGTAAAGTTAACTCAGGCTTTAATTAGAGAAGGGATTCTTTGTGAGGAAGAGAAATGCTTCACTGTTACCGAAAAGGGAAAGGAGTTCTTTATAGCTTTTCAAATTGATCTGGAAGAAGTGAAGAATAAGCGTCGTTCATTTTCACACAAATGTTTAGATTGGAGTGAAAGACGTCACCATCTTGCTGGAGCATTAGGAAATGCTCTTTTAGAAAAACTGTTAGATTTAAATTGGATTCAGCGTTTGCCTAAAACTCGAGCGATAAAAGTAACGCCTAAAGGTAAAAACGCACTAAAAGAAAGATTTTCAATTGATTTATAATCTTATAGAAACAGCCGATTCCTTGTTAAAAAGGTATCGGCTGTTGCACTCTTTTTAAGAGTTTATATTGTATTAATAATTATTTAGCTGTTACACCACCATCAACAGGTAGTTCAACACCTGTGATGTATGAAGATGCATCAGACGCTAAGAACAGTACAGCTTCTGCAACTTCTACTGATTGGCCAACACGTGGAAGCGCGGTTTGTGACAAGAACCATTGACTCATTTTTTCGTCTTCCATATACGCTTTACTCATAGGAGTTACAATGAAGCCAGGGTGGACTGAGTTTACACGGATATTGTCTTTTCCATAGTCAACTGCACAGGCTTTTGTTAACATGCGAACTGCTCCTTTTGAAGAAGTATAAGCACCGGCCCCTGAGCTACCTTTTAAACCAGCAATCGATGAGATATTCACGATAGACCCGCCTCCATTAGCTCGGAAATGCGGTAAACCTAATTTAGTGCCTAAAAATATGCTCTTTACGTTAATATTCATAATTTGATCCCATTGTTCTATTGTTAGCTCTTCCATAGTAGGACGTTGGCTAATTCCAGCGTTGTTTACTAGAACATCTAATTTACCAAATGTATTAATCGTTTCTTCGTAAACTTTATTCCAATCTTCCTCTGAAGTGACATTATGCGCTACAGAAATTGCTTCACCGCCAGCTTCCTTAATTTCTGCTACTACTTCTTGAACTGCTGCTTCGTTAATATCTGTTGCTACAACTTTGGCGCCTTCACTAGCGAATAATAATGCTTCTTCACGACCCATACCAGATCCAGCACCTGTAATAATTGCAACTTTTTCTTCTAATCTAGCCATTTGTATTGCCTCCTAAAATTATTTTAACGTTAAAATATCTTAATTGCAGATTTATTATACAATCAAGTGATAGCGTTTACAAATGAAAAGAAAATCCAATTATTAGAAACTAATTACTATAAAGTTCTTTCGCTATTGCACGGCCAGTTTCTCTACCAGTAAAAATACATCCACCTAAAAAAGTACCTTCCAGTGACCGGTAGCCATGTACTCCTCCACCGCCAAAGCCAGTAATTTCACCTGCTGCATAAAGACCAGGGACAGGGTTTCCTGAAGCATTTAAAACTCGACCAGATAAATCTGTTTGAAGACCACCAAGCGTTTTGCGGGTAACAATATTCAAACGAACAGCAATTAAAGGCCCGTTTTTCGAATCAAGAATTTTGTGGGGTGGAGCTACGCGTATTAACTTATCTCCGATATAATTTCGGGCACCTCTAAGAGCTGTAATTTGAAGATCCTTCGTAAATCTATTTTCTATTTCTCGATCTCGTGCCTCAATTTGTCTTTGAATTATTTCTAAGTTTAATAGATTACTTTTTGTAATTTTATTCATACCATTCACAAGGTCTGCTAAATTATTTGCAATGACGAAATCTTCTCCCTTGTCCATAAATGCTTTTACTGGAGCAGTCGGGCCAGGGAGAACTCTTTTTAACACTTCTTTTATACTTTTTCCGGTTAAGTCTGGGTTCTGTTCGGATCCAGAAAGTGCAAATTCTTTTTCAATGATCTTTTCTGTTAAGATAAACCAAGAATAATCAAATCCTGTTTTTTGAATAGCTTCTAATGTTCCAAGTGTATCGAAGCCTGGGAAGTTTGGTGCTGGGAAACGTTGTCCCTTTGCATCTAGCCAAATAGAAGATGGTCCTGGAAGAATTCGTATTCCATGGTCTTTCCAAATAGGATTCCAATTTTTGATGCCTTCCGTGTAATGCCACATTCTGTCTTTATTAACAAGGCGTCCACCTGCCTTTTGTGAAATACCAATCATTCGTCCATCTACATGCTCTGGTACACCGGAGATCATATTCTTAGGAGGTTTACCAAGTCGCACCGGCCAGTTTTCACGAACTAATTCATGGTTAGCACCTATTCCGCCACTTGTTACCATTACTGCGTCGGCAAAGTATTCAAAATCTCCTATTATCTCACGTGAGGTTGCTTCCCCTCGTTTTGCATTGCTTGGAACAAGCACAAATCCCCGTGTTCCAATAACTCGCCCGTTTTCTATGATTAGTTCATCTACTTGATGGCGGGGTTTATATTCTACAAGTCCTTTTGTAATAGCTGATCGTATGCGAGTTTCAAAGGGTTTTACAATTCCTGGGCCTGTTCCCCAAACAATATGGAATCTAGGGACTGAGTTACCATGTCCTTCGGCAAGATATCCTCCGCGTTCTGCCCAACCAACAACAGGAAAAAAACGAACTCCTTGTTTATGCAACCATTCTCTTTTTTCGCCTGCTGCAAAGCGAACATAAGCCTCTGCCCATTTCTTTGCCCAAAAGTCTTCATCGTCATCTCTATCAAACCCAGCGGTTCCGAGCCAGTCTTGCCAAGCTAATTCAACTGAATCTTTTATACCAAGTCTTTTTTGCTCTGGTGAGTTCACTAAAAATAACCCACCGAAAGACCACCAAGCCTGTCCACCAATTGAGTTTTCTGGTTCTTGATCCAGAAGTAAAACCTTTTTTCCGGCATCGGCAAGTTCTGCCGTTGCAACTAAGCCAGCTAATCCTGCTCCTATTACTATCACATCAAATTTCATTTCCCATCCCCCGATTTTCAATAAAATTCTGAAACTTACTGTCATTATATTTCTTTTACAATTGAATAGCTATTCAGTTTTAACATATAAAATTATGCGTGTTATAATAGGAATTACATTGGAGGGAATAAATTGACGAACATTAGCCGACAACCGGCATTCATTTATACATATGCATACAATGATGCAGAACGCTCTCTATGTCATTTGGAGATGCGCTCTTTTTTTGGTATAGATACTGAGTTAAAAATATTGAAAAGTGATATAAAAATTGATCCGAATAGAAGTCCTTTTATGAAGGGAAGATTAGAGATACTAGCAGATGGTGATGAAGTAGAAGAAATCATTGCTCAAGCATCTGCATTTGGATCGGAAGAAGAAACAAACAAAGTAATATTTTTAAAAATTAACGATCGCCAAGGGCAAGATAAAATTGAAAATAAAGAACGTCTTCAAATTGAGCGGGCTATAGGTAGTGAAATGCAAGGTGACTTTGATCTTCATAATCCCCATCAGTTGTATGCAATCGTTCCATTCGGGGGACGCTGGTATTTTGGAATATATTGCAAAAGCGAACCTATCTGGTTTCATCATATGAAAAAACCAAAAGAATATTCTACAGCTTTAAGCACTCGTGTTGCTCGGGCTGTTGCAAATATTGCAGTTCCACACCCAGAAGGTATTCAAGCAATTGATCCTTGTTGTGGAATTGGAACGGTTCTTGTAGAAGCACTATCCATGGGGATCGATATTGTTGGAAGAGATATAAACCCTCTCGTTTGTGTTGGTTCCAGGGAAAATATCGCATACTTTGGTTTAACCGGAGATGTGCAAAAAGGGGCAATAGAAGATATTACGGAAACCTATGATGTGGCTATTATTGATTTGCCCTATAATTTATATACCCATGCATCATGGGATGAGCAGTTTGAGATTTTAAAGCATGCAAGAAGAATTGCAAAAAAGGTAGTCATCGTCACAATTGAATCCATGGATGAGCGTTTAAAAACGGTAGGCTTTCAAATAACGGACCGATGTATAACAAAGAAACAGCAGTTTTCTCGTGAAATAGTTGTCTGTCAGTAAAGTAATGAGGAAGGAGGGTGTAGGATGAAAGATCTATCCATTAAGGCGCTTTTAGATGTAATTGGGGAGTTATTTTCTGATGAAATTTCTATAGCAGTTTCTAATACGGAGAAATATATTTATTATCGACCAAGCAAAAGAATCGATTTAAAAATTTTGCCAGGAGATCCTGTCAAGGAGGGTACAATTGCATATAAAGCTATACATACTAAGCAAAAAGCTTCCGAATTTATTGATCGCGAAGTTTTTGGTGTACCCTATCATGGAATGGCGGTTCCATTTGAGTTTAAAGGGGAACTGGAAGGCTGTGTTTTAGCGATATACCCTTCATTCACAGAAGGAAAATCTGTAATTACGATAAAAACGCCAGATGGTTGGATTCCTATACCTTTTTCAGATGTATTGTATCTAGAGGCGAGAGATCGTAAAACGTACATTGTAACGAAAAATTTATCTGGAACGCATACTAGTTCTCTGCAAGACTTTGAATATAGGCTACCGAGAGAAATGTTCATTCGGTGTCATCGATCTTTTATTGTAAATGTACATCATATAAAAGAAATTTATCCAGATACACATTCT encodes:
- a CDS encoding TRM11 family SAM-dependent methyltransferase, whose translation is MTNISRQPAFIYTYAYNDAERSLCHLEMRSFFGIDTELKILKSDIKIDPNRSPFMKGRLEILADGDEVEEIIAQASAFGSEEETNKVIFLKINDRQGQDKIENKERLQIERAIGSEMQGDFDLHNPHQLYAIVPFGGRWYFGIYCKSEPIWFHHMKKPKEYSTALSTRVARAVANIAVPHPEGIQAIDPCCGIGTVLVEALSMGIDIVGRDINPLVCVGSRENIAYFGLTGDVQKGAIEDITETYDVAIIDLPYNLYTHASWDEQFEILKHARRIAKKVVIVTIESMDERLKTVGFQITDRCITKKQQFSREIVVCQ
- a CDS encoding ArsR/SmtB family transcription factor, which translates into the protein MNADPNVAIVATLVSEASRAAILTALLDGRFHPASELAYMAGVKPQTASFHLKKMVDANVVAVEKYGRHRYYGIQNQEVARVMESLLSIAPPIKVKSLNQDLENKAIRSARTCYDHLAGALGVKLTQALIREGILCEEEKCFTVTEKGKEFFIAFQIDLEEVKNKRRSFSHKCLDWSERRHHLAGALGNALLEKLLDLNWIQRLPKTRAIKVTPKGKNALKERFSIDL
- a CDS encoding serine hydrolase translates to MKTLVSRIQDLIDQSKGTWAIVLEDLSLGEKWELNGDELFYAASVIKVPIMAAVFNAVERGEFSLSDQIVLKEEDYVGGSGILQHFTTGTALSIQDIIMLMIIQSDNTATNILIDLVGIDSVVQSMNEVGMEKSTFYNKLMMNNPNPKGFNQISANDIAKLLKQMAIGELVSAKASEQMINIMKKQQIKDCLPEKLPSPYSNFNNGMTAWELAHKTGWIPGTRHDVGIFFVGERKLIATVLSEEEDDLVSKRILSEIGEAIYNYLSN
- a CDS encoding SDR family NAD(P)-dependent oxidoreductase, translating into MARLEEKVAIITGAGSGMGREEALLFASEGAKVVATDINEAAVQEVVAEIKEAGGEAISVAHNVTSEEDWNKVYEETINTFGKLDVLVNNAGISQRPTMEELTIEQWDQIMNINVKSIFLGTKLGLPHFRANGGGSIVNISSIAGLKGSSGAGAYTSSKGAVRMLTKACAVDYGKDNIRVNSVHPGFIVTPMSKAYMEDEKMSQWFLSQTALPRVGQSVEVAEAVLFLASDASSYITGVELPVDGGVTAK
- a CDS encoding flavin reductase family protein; this encodes MKKTIQIPKTEIIKPNILYYGTPVILLNTWNEDESVNISPISSSWVLGDCIVLGIGVGGKAIENLERHPECVINVPNPTLWENVEKLAPFTGKNPVPINKKENGFTYAKDKYNVSELTPIDSLSVKPSRIMECPLQIEASVRNIRIPDYSPNFAIVETQAIHIHAHKEIIIGENHIDPNKWSPLIYNFRHYFGLGNELGKTFRSET
- a CDS encoding ketopantoate reductase family protein, with product MAAVSDLNVRVLVDSDRKSRYESEGIFVNGERLPFAYITPNEKTEEADLIIVSVKYSHLPRAIEDIRNQVGKNTVIMSLLNGITSEEEIAEVYGEDKIVYAISNGIDATREGTSIFCSNPGKISFGKKQNETISEKLIAIRECFDRAQIPNDIPANMEQVLWYKFMINVGINQTSAVTGATYGVFQKIPYARELAKAAMMEVVQLAQLQNIALKEGDIDVFFDTIISSLSEEGKPSMLQDIEARRFTEVAMFSEKMMELGHRFNIETPVNQMLYQIIKTLESRFNY
- a CDS encoding FAD-binding dehydrogenase, with translation MKFDVIVIGAGLAGLVATAELADAGKKVLLLDQEPENSIGGQAWWSFGGLFLVNSPEQKRLGIKDSVELAWQDWLGTAGFDRDDDEDFWAKKWAEAYVRFAAGEKREWLHKQGVRFFPVVGWAERGGYLAEGHGNSVPRFHIVWGTGPGIVKPFETRIRSAITKGLVEYKPRHQVDELIIENGRVIGTRGFVLVPSNAKRGEATSREIIGDFEYFADAVMVTSGGIGANHELVRENWPVRLGKPPKNMISGVPEHVDGRMIGISQKAGGRLVNKDRMWHYTEGIKNWNPIWKDHGIRILPGPSSIWLDAKGQRFPAPNFPGFDTLGTLEAIQKTGFDYSWFILTEKIIEKEFALSGSEQNPDLTGKSIKEVLKRVLPGPTAPVKAFMDKGEDFVIANNLADLVNGMNKITKSNLLNLEIIQRQIEARDREIENRFTKDLQITALRGARNYIGDKLIRVAPPHKILDSKNGPLIAVRLNIVTRKTLGGLQTDLSGRVLNASGNPVPGLYAAGEITGFGGGGVHGYRSLEGTFLGGCIFTGRETGRAIAKELYSN
- a CDS encoding LytTR family DNA-binding domain-containing protein, producing the protein MKDLSIKALLDVIGELFSDEISIAVSNTEKYIYYRPSKRIDLKILPGDPVKEGTIAYKAIHTKQKASEFIDREVFGVPYHGMAVPFEFKGELEGCVLAIYPSFTEGKSVITIKTPDGWIPIPFSDVLYLEARDRKTYIVTKNLSGTHTSSLQDFEYRLPREMFIRCHRSFIVNVHHIKEIYPDTHSTFVLAMDNEEKISVSQSYSSYFRKLLGF